TGATGGAGACCCACTCACTGAAACGGCACATCGTCTCGATCAAGATCTGGCGACCCGACGGCACGGTGGTTTACAGCACAGATAAATCCATTACTAATCGCAAGTTCCCGATGGAAGAGATTGCCGATGCGCTCAAAGGCAACGTGGTGACCGACCTCGAGGACCTTAAACAGGAAGAGAACCAGTTCGAGCGCAATATGAATGTGCCGCTCTATGAAATTTATGCACCGCTGCGCGAGTTCAATACCGGAAAAATCATTGCCGTGGGCGAGTTCTATGAAAAGGCCGACAGCCTGGAACAGGAGATCAGGCGCATCCGCCAGCAGGTGTGGATGGTCGTGGGCGCCGCGACACTGGCGATGCTGACGCTACTGTTCTTCCTCGTGAGGCGCGGTGACACGATCATCCAGCGCCAGCAAGTGGCCTTGAGGCTGCGGCTACTGGAGCAAACACGGTTGCGCATCAGTAATGCCGCGCTCCAGCGCAAGATGACCACGGCGACTGAGGAGTTCTCGCGGATCAACGAACTGACCCTGCGCCGCATCGGTGCAGACCTGCATGATGGGCCGGCACAGCTGTTGACCTTGATACTGATCCGGCTCGATGACCTGGCCGAGAACTGCACGGCAGTCGATCAGGAATCCCTGGAAACCATCCGAGGTGCAGCCACCGATGCATTGCGTGAGGTGCGGGAATTATCACGGGGTCTGGCGCTTCCGGAAATCAACGACCTTAGCTTGCAGGAGGAGCTTCAACTGGTGGCTCAACGACACGAGCAACGCACCGGCACCAAGGTCAAATTAACCCTGGGGGTGCTGCCCGAGGAGGCTTCACTGCCACTCAAATTGTGTCTTTACCGGTTCGTGCAGGAAACCCTCAACAATGCCTACCGTCATGCCCATGGCCACGGCCAGGCCATCAGCGCGGATTACATGGACGGGTTGCTACACATCAGCGTCAAGGACAATGGACCGGGCATGGCGGCTGACGCCATGGTGGTCGACACAGCGGGCAGAATCCGACTGGGGCTGGCCGGTTTGCGTTATCGCGTTGAATCCCTGGGAGGACTGTTCAGCATCGACTCATCCGCTGCCGGCACTTCGGTAAATGCACAGTTCAAGCTTTAGTCAGGGGCCACCCTATACATCCAAGTGAGAATTTACTGTCCCGATGCGCAGGCGATCCATAGCCTCGCGCTCCCAATAGCGGCGCAGGGCGGTGACAGCCTCGACACGGTTGCGGGCATGCAGCTTTTGCATCACGCAAGTCATGTAGTACTTGACGGTTTTTTCGCTGATCAAGAGTTTTGAAGCGACTTCCTTATTGGTCAAGCCCATTGAGACTTCACGAATGATCTGCTCCTCCCGATGGGTGAGGTC
This region of Pseudomonas mandelii genomic DNA includes:
- a CDS encoding sensor histidine kinase, whose protein sequence is MANDSKAHPETETFVAEPSEIPDGTIPGPDRRRNPMRSRLIVQARKLSRSTQFVIAAALILGLTMFFVGELVSERIERAAVQSAAEAGAHYMEAFLEPYVQELSRENVLSTESVKSLDRLMETHSLKRHIVSIKIWRPDGTVVYSTDKSITNRKFPMEEIADALKGNVVTDLEDLKQEENQFERNMNVPLYEIYAPLREFNTGKIIAVGEFYEKADSLEQEIRRIRQQVWMVVGAATLAMLTLLFFLVRRGDTIIQRQQVALRLRLLEQTRLRISNAALQRKMTTATEEFSRINELTLRRIGADLHDGPAQLLTLILIRLDDLAENCTAVDQESLETIRGAATDALREVRELSRGLALPEINDLSLQEELQLVAQRHEQRTGTKVKLTLGVLPEEASLPLKLCLYRFVQETLNNAYRHAHGHGQAISADYMDGLLHISVKDNGPGMAADAMVVDTAGRIRLGLAGLRYRVESLGGLFSIDSSAAGTSVNAQFKL